A part of Gossypium hirsutum isolate 1008001.06 chromosome A07, Gossypium_hirsutum_v2.1, whole genome shotgun sequence genomic DNA contains:
- the LOC107952825 gene encoding ribulose bisphosphate carboxylase small subunit, chloroplastic, whose amino-acid sequence MASSMISSATIATVNCSSPAQANMVAPFTGLKSASAFPVTRKANNDITSLASNGGRVQCMQVWPPLGKKKFETLSYLPDLTPVQLAKEVDYLLRSKWIPCLEFELEEGFVHRKYSSLPTYYDGRYWTMWKLPMFGCTDSAQVLEELENCKKEYPNAFIRIIGFDNVRQVQCISFIAYKPKGY is encoded by the exons ATGGCCTCCTCCATGATCTCATCGGCAACCATTGCCACCGTGAACTGCTCCTCCCCGGCACAGGCCAACATGGTGGCCCCCTTCACCGGCCTCAAGTCTGCCTCTGCTTTCCCAGTCACTAGGAAGGCCAACAACGACATCACTTCTCTTGCAAGCAATGGTGGGAGAGTGCAATGCATGCAG GTGTGGCCTCCTCTTGGGAAGAAGAAGTTCGAGACACTCTCATACCTCCCCGATCTTACACCCGTACAGTTGGCTAAGGAAGTAGATTACCTTCTTCGCTCTAAATGGATTCCTTGCTTGGAATTCGAATTAGAG GAGGGATTCGTGCACCGTAAGTACTCGAGCTTACCCACGTACTACGATGGACGCTACTGGACCATGTGGAAACTGCCCATGTTTGGGTGCACTGACTCGGCTCAGGTGTTGGAGGAGCTTGAGAATTGCAAGAAGGAATACCCCAATGCATTCATTAGAATCATTGGGTTCGACAACGTTCGTCAAGTGCAGTGCATTAGTTTCATTGCCTACAAGCCTAAAGGCTACTAA